The Corvus moneduloides isolate bCorMon1 chromosome 18, bCorMon1.pri, whole genome shotgun sequence genome window below encodes:
- the LOC116453107 gene encoding solute carrier family 2, facilitated glucose transporter member 11-like isoform X3, producing the protein MAAFFSNLVQFRGLLQMILVLGIGGSFPYGFHISVINYPSVHIRKFINETWIDRHGSPLHPETIMLLWSFIVSVYGIGGLLGSLCCGYLTTKYRKKKCQMFTNLIMLVAALFMALSKTAKSFEMILVGRFLYGIGSGFSLNIHPQYVGEISPKKLRGFTNSTVAVFLTLGKLTGQVVGLREILGSEALWPWLLASSGLSALVQLVTLPFFPDSPSYLLIQKGNEEACRKAIRKLWGEGDHQAEIDDIMKEKGAMASTKTLRVLEVIKERSLRWQLYILMTVMTTLQLCGINAIYFYSFEVFHTAKFEEYLIPYVSLGVGLCECLSSILCSTLIDRFGRKMLLWGGYTLMCSVLALLTMTLSLQHRFFWMHYFSVILIFLFVVFYGIGPSGATISVMVEIFSQSYRPSAFLIVGCINWMGLFVLGMVFPVIVDNLGPFCFLIFLGILALSAIFIYLYLPETKGKSIMEIKAEFNKLNFGKKETSVTENNFPKEQVSCTKL; encoded by the exons ATGGCTGCCTTCTTCTCCAATCTG GTTCAGTTCCGGGGACTACTTCAAATGATCTTAGTGCTGGGAATTGGTGGTAGTTTCCCATATGGATTCCATATTTCTGTCATCAACTATCCTTCTGTG CACATCAGGAAGTTTATTAATGAAACCTGGATAGATCGACATGGCTCTCCCCTCCATCCTGAAACAATCATGCTGTTGTGGTCGTTCATTGTGTCTGTTTATGGGATAGGAGGACTCCTGGGAAGCCTCTGCTGTGGCTACCTGACTACAAAATACAGGAA gaaaaagtgCCAGATGTTCACCAACCTGATCATGTTGGTAGCTGCACTTTTCATGGCCCTCAGTAAAACTGCCAAATCTTTTGAGATGATTCTAGTCGGGCGCTTTCTCTATGGCATTGGTTCAG GTTTTTCTCTCAATATACATCCTCAGTATGTAGGAGAGATTTCACCCAAGAAGTTGCGTGGGTTTACCAACTCcactgttgctgtttttctgacCCTGGGAAAACTCACAGGACAGGTTGTTGGACTACG GGAGATTTTAGGAAGCGAAGCTTTGTGGCCATGGTTGTTAGCATCTAGTGGACTTTCAGCATTGGTTCAACTGGTTACCCTCCCATTTTTCCCTGATTCACCATCCTACCTCCTGATACAGAAGGGTAATGAGGAAGCCTGCAGGAAAG CCATCAGGAAGCTCTGGGGGGAAGGAGACCACCAAGCAGAAATTGATGACATTATGAAGGAGAAGGGTGCAATGGCGAGCACAAAAACCTTGCGTGTCCTTGAAGTAATAAAAGAACGATCTCTGCGCTGGCAACTTTACATTTTGATGACTGTCATGACcacactgcagctctgtggaaTCAATGCA ataTACTTCTATTCTTTTGAAGTGTTCCACACAGCCAAATTTGAAGAATACCTTATCCCATACGTGTCCCTGGGAGTTGGGTTGTGTGAGTGCTTATCCTCTATACTGTGT agcaCCCTTATAGACCGGTTTGGGCGGAAGATGCTGCTATGGGGCGGATACACGCTGATGTGTTCTGTGCTAGCACTGCTTACCATGACCCTGTCACTGCAG CATCGATTTTTCTGGATGCATTACTTCAGCGTTATCTTGATCTTTCTGTTCGTTGTCTTCTATGGAATTGGACCAT ctgGAGCCACTATATCTGTGATGGTTGAAATCTTCAGCCAGTCATACAGACCATCAGCCTTTCTGATTGTTGGCTGCATCAACTGGATGGGACTGTTCGTACTTGGGATGGTTTTTCCAGTAATTGTT GATAACCTTGGACCCTTCTGCTTCCTTATCTTTTTGGGAATCCTTGCTTTATCAGCAATTTTCATCTACCTGTATCTTCCTGAGACCAAGGGAAAGTCAatcatggaaataaaagcagaattcaaCAAGCtgaactttgggaaaaaagaaacatctgtCACTGAAAATAACTTTCCTAAGGAACAGGTGTCTTGCACCAAGCTCTGA
- the LOC116453107 gene encoding solute carrier family 2, facilitated glucose transporter member 11-like isoform X1 has protein sequence MELLIFALQVQFRGLLQMILVLGIGGSFPYGFHISVINYPSVHIRKFINETWIDRHGSPLHPETIMLLWSFIVSVYGIGGLLGSLCCGYLTTKYRKKKCQMFTNLIMLVAALFMALSKTAKSFEMILVGRFLYGIGSGFSLNIHPQYVGEISPKKLRGFTNSTVAVFLTLGKLTGQVVGLREILGSEALWPWLLASSGLSALVQLVTLPFFPDSPSYLLIQKGNEEACRKAIRKLWGEGDHQAEIDDIMKEKGAMASTKTLRVLEVIKERSLRWQLYILMTVMTTLQLCGINAIYFYSFEVFHTAKFEEYLIPYVSLGVGLCECLSSILCSTLIDRFGRKMLLWGGYTLMCSVLALLTMTLSLQHRFFWMHYFSVILIFLFVVFYGIGPSGATISVMVEIFSQSYRPSAFLIVGCINWMGLFVLGMVFPVIVDNLGPFCFLIFLGILALSAIFIYLYLPETKGKSIMEIKAEFNKLNFGKKETSVTENNFPKEQVSCTKL, from the exons ATGGAGcttttgatttttgctttgcagGTTCAGTTCCGGGGACTACTTCAAATGATCTTAGTGCTGGGAATTGGTGGTAGTTTCCCATATGGATTCCATATTTCTGTCATCAACTATCCTTCTGTG CACATCAGGAAGTTTATTAATGAAACCTGGATAGATCGACATGGCTCTCCCCTCCATCCTGAAACAATCATGCTGTTGTGGTCGTTCATTGTGTCTGTTTATGGGATAGGAGGACTCCTGGGAAGCCTCTGCTGTGGCTACCTGACTACAAAATACAGGAA gaaaaagtgCCAGATGTTCACCAACCTGATCATGTTGGTAGCTGCACTTTTCATGGCCCTCAGTAAAACTGCCAAATCTTTTGAGATGATTCTAGTCGGGCGCTTTCTCTATGGCATTGGTTCAG GTTTTTCTCTCAATATACATCCTCAGTATGTAGGAGAGATTTCACCCAAGAAGTTGCGTGGGTTTACCAACTCcactgttgctgtttttctgacCCTGGGAAAACTCACAGGACAGGTTGTTGGACTACG GGAGATTTTAGGAAGCGAAGCTTTGTGGCCATGGTTGTTAGCATCTAGTGGACTTTCAGCATTGGTTCAACTGGTTACCCTCCCATTTTTCCCTGATTCACCATCCTACCTCCTGATACAGAAGGGTAATGAGGAAGCCTGCAGGAAAG CCATCAGGAAGCTCTGGGGGGAAGGAGACCACCAAGCAGAAATTGATGACATTATGAAGGAGAAGGGTGCAATGGCGAGCACAAAAACCTTGCGTGTCCTTGAAGTAATAAAAGAACGATCTCTGCGCTGGCAACTTTACATTTTGATGACTGTCATGACcacactgcagctctgtggaaTCAATGCA ataTACTTCTATTCTTTTGAAGTGTTCCACACAGCCAAATTTGAAGAATACCTTATCCCATACGTGTCCCTGGGAGTTGGGTTGTGTGAGTGCTTATCCTCTATACTGTGT agcaCCCTTATAGACCGGTTTGGGCGGAAGATGCTGCTATGGGGCGGATACACGCTGATGTGTTCTGTGCTAGCACTGCTTACCATGACCCTGTCACTGCAG CATCGATTTTTCTGGATGCATTACTTCAGCGTTATCTTGATCTTTCTGTTCGTTGTCTTCTATGGAATTGGACCAT ctgGAGCCACTATATCTGTGATGGTTGAAATCTTCAGCCAGTCATACAGACCATCAGCCTTTCTGATTGTTGGCTGCATCAACTGGATGGGACTGTTCGTACTTGGGATGGTTTTTCCAGTAATTGTT GATAACCTTGGACCCTTCTGCTTCCTTATCTTTTTGGGAATCCTTGCTTTATCAGCAATTTTCATCTACCTGTATCTTCCTGAGACCAAGGGAAAGTCAatcatggaaataaaagcagaattcaaCAAGCtgaactttgggaaaaaagaaacatctgtCACTGAAAATAACTTTCCTAAGGAACAGGTGTCTTGCACCAAGCTCTGA
- the LOC116453107 gene encoding solute carrier family 2, facilitated glucose transporter member 11-like isoform X8 — protein MFTNLIMLVAALFMALSKTAKSFEMILVGRFLYGIGSGFSLNIHPQYVGEISPKKLRGFTNSTVAVFLTLGKLTGQVVGLREILGSEALWPWLLASSGLSALVQLVTLPFFPDSPSYLLIQKGNEEACRKAIRKLWGEGDHQAEIDDIMKEKGAMASTKTLRVLEVIKERSLRWQLYILMTVMTTLQLCGINAIYFYSFEVFHTAKFEEYLIPYVSLGVGLCECLSSILCSTLIDRFGRKMLLWGGYTLMCSVLALLTMTLSLQHRFFWMHYFSVILIFLFVVFYGIGPSGATISVMVEIFSQSYRPSAFLIVGCINWMGLFVLGMVFPVIVDNLGPFCFLIFLGILALSAIFIYLYLPETKGKSIMEIKAEFNKLNFGKKETSVTENNFPKEQVSCTKL, from the exons ATGTTCACCAACCTGATCATGTTGGTAGCTGCACTTTTCATGGCCCTCAGTAAAACTGCCAAATCTTTTGAGATGATTCTAGTCGGGCGCTTTCTCTATGGCATTGGTTCAG GTTTTTCTCTCAATATACATCCTCAGTATGTAGGAGAGATTTCACCCAAGAAGTTGCGTGGGTTTACCAACTCcactgttgctgtttttctgacCCTGGGAAAACTCACAGGACAGGTTGTTGGACTACG GGAGATTTTAGGAAGCGAAGCTTTGTGGCCATGGTTGTTAGCATCTAGTGGACTTTCAGCATTGGTTCAACTGGTTACCCTCCCATTTTTCCCTGATTCACCATCCTACCTCCTGATACAGAAGGGTAATGAGGAAGCCTGCAGGAAAG CCATCAGGAAGCTCTGGGGGGAAGGAGACCACCAAGCAGAAATTGATGACATTATGAAGGAGAAGGGTGCAATGGCGAGCACAAAAACCTTGCGTGTCCTTGAAGTAATAAAAGAACGATCTCTGCGCTGGCAACTTTACATTTTGATGACTGTCATGACcacactgcagctctgtggaaTCAATGCA ataTACTTCTATTCTTTTGAAGTGTTCCACACAGCCAAATTTGAAGAATACCTTATCCCATACGTGTCCCTGGGAGTTGGGTTGTGTGAGTGCTTATCCTCTATACTGTGT agcaCCCTTATAGACCGGTTTGGGCGGAAGATGCTGCTATGGGGCGGATACACGCTGATGTGTTCTGTGCTAGCACTGCTTACCATGACCCTGTCACTGCAG CATCGATTTTTCTGGATGCATTACTTCAGCGTTATCTTGATCTTTCTGTTCGTTGTCTTCTATGGAATTGGACCAT ctgGAGCCACTATATCTGTGATGGTTGAAATCTTCAGCCAGTCATACAGACCATCAGCCTTTCTGATTGTTGGCTGCATCAACTGGATGGGACTGTTCGTACTTGGGATGGTTTTTCCAGTAATTGTT GATAACCTTGGACCCTTCTGCTTCCTTATCTTTTTGGGAATCCTTGCTTTATCAGCAATTTTCATCTACCTGTATCTTCCTGAGACCAAGGGAAAGTCAatcatggaaataaaagcagaattcaaCAAGCtgaactttgggaaaaaagaaacatctgtCACTGAAAATAACTTTCCTAAGGAACAGGTGTCTTGCACCAAGCTCTGA
- the LOC116453107 gene encoding solute carrier family 2, facilitated glucose transporter member 11-like isoform X6, giving the protein MTGFLSNLVQYQGLFQMITVLGIGGTFQIGFQISAITYMSQHVKAFINETWLERYGYPIQQDNLLFLWSITVSIFGIGGLFGSSGSRYLTVKFGKKKCLLCNNVLMIVAASIMGCSKIAQSFEMILIGRFLCGVSAGLCVPLHHQYVGEISPKKLRGFANSTSSFFWSLGKVMGQISGQRELLGSQSLWPMLMASCGFPALVQLVALPFFPESPPYLLMHAGDQEGCKKAIRQLWGEGQHQAEIDDIMKEKATMKNTKILSVLELVKEPAFRWQLYMTAILTGTIQLCGINAIYLYTFEVLQAAGFDEQMASYMTLSIGLSELVAAVVCSSIIERLGRKVLLKGGYWIMGSLLAAITVTLSLQDWYFWMPYCSLALIILFTVVFAVGPGGATVSTRVEIFKLSCRPPAFVVSSVLNWLGVFVIATTFPFIVVPASEQQAPALS; this is encoded by the exons ATGACCGGCTTCCTATCAAACCTG GTACAGTACCAGGGGCTCTTTCAAATGATCACTGTCCTGGGGATTGGTGGTACATTCCAAATTGGCTTTCAAATTTCTGCTATCACCTACATGTCTCAG caTGTTAAGGCTTTCATCAATGAAACTTGGCTGGAGCGATATGGCTATCCCATCCAACAGGATAACCTCTTGTTCCTGTGGTCTATCACCGTGTCCATCTTTGGTATAGGAGGTCTCTTTGGTTCTTCAGGAAGCAGATACCTCACTGTCAAATTTGGCAA aaagaaatgtcTCTTGTGCAACAATGTGCTCATGATAGTGGCAGCATCTATCATGGGCTGCAGTAAAATAGCCCAGTCCTTTGAGATGATTCTAATTGGACGCTTCCTATGTGGAGTAAGTGCAG GTCTTTGCGTTCCTCTACATCACCAATATGTTGGAGAAATTTCCCCTAAGAAGCTACGTGGATTTGCAAACTCTACTTCCTCCTTCTTTTGGTCGTTGGGAAAAGTCATGGGGCAAATTTCAGGACAAAG ggagctgctgggcagccagTCCCTGTGGCCCATGCTGATGGCCTCCTGTGGATTCCCAGCACTGGTCCAGCTGGTCGcacttcccttcttcccagagTCCCCACCATATCTCCTCATGCATGCAGGAGACCAGGAAGGCTGCAAAAAAG CCATAAGGCAGCTTTGGGGTGAAGGCCAACACCAAGCAGAGATTGATGACATCATGAAAGAGAAGGCAACAATGAAAAACACCAAGATCTTGAGTGTCCTGGAACTAGTGAAAGAACCAGCTTTCCGTTGGCAGCTGTACATGACAGCTATTCTGACCGGCACAATTCAGCTATGTGGCATCAATGCA atatatttatatacttttGAAGTCCTCCAGGCAGCTGGCTTTGATGAACAAATGGCCTCCTATATGACCCTCTCTATTGGACTCTCCGAACTCGTAGCTGCTGTAGTCTGT AGCTCCATCATTGAGCGACTGGGCAGGAAAGTGCTCCTAAAAGGAGGCTACTGGATCATGGGTTCACTGCTAGCTGCTATCACCGTGACTCTCTCCCTACAG gacTGGTACTTCTGGATGCCATACTGCAGCCTTGCTCTCATTATCCTGTTTACAGTTGTCTTTGCTGTTGGGCCAG gtGGTGCCACAGTTTCCACCAGGGTTGAAATTTTCAAGCTCTCCTGCAGACCTCCTGCCTTTGTGGTCAGCTCAGTTCTCAACTGGCTGGGAGTCTTTGTGATTGCCACAACCTTCCCATTCATTGTG GTACCAGCCAGTGAGCAACAGGCCCCAGCTCTTTCGTAG
- the LOC116453107 gene encoding solute carrier family 2, facilitated glucose transporter member 11-like isoform X4: MTGFLSNLHVKAFINETWLERYGYPIQQDNLLFLWSITVSIFGIGGLFGSSGSRYLTVKFGKKKCLLCNNVLMIVAASIMGCSKIAQSFEMILIGRFLCGVSAGLCVPLHHQYVGEISPKKLRGFANSTSSFFWSLGKVMGQISGQRELLGSQSLWPMLMASCGFPALVQLVALPFFPESPPYLLMHAGDQEGCKKAIRQLWGEGQHQAEIDDIMKEKATMKNTKILSVLELVKEPAFRWQLYMTAILTGTIQLCGINAIYLYTFEVLQAAGFDEQMASYMTLSIGLSELVAAVVCSSIIERLGRKVLLKGGYWIMGSLLAAITVTLSLQDWYFWMPYCSLALIILFTVVFAVGPGGATVSTRVEIFKLSCRPPAFVVSSVLNWLGVFVIATTFPFIVERLKHFCFLIFMVVLFTSGIIIHLFLPETKGKSIMEITEEFNKLNFKNKCIPATPNHVTEDYTFCTRL; this comes from the exons ATGACCGGCTTCCTATCAAACCTG caTGTTAAGGCTTTCATCAATGAAACTTGGCTGGAGCGATATGGCTATCCCATCCAACAGGATAACCTCTTGTTCCTGTGGTCTATCACCGTGTCCATCTTTGGTATAGGAGGTCTCTTTGGTTCTTCAGGAAGCAGATACCTCACTGTCAAATTTGGCAA aaagaaatgtcTCTTGTGCAACAATGTGCTCATGATAGTGGCAGCATCTATCATGGGCTGCAGTAAAATAGCCCAGTCCTTTGAGATGATTCTAATTGGACGCTTCCTATGTGGAGTAAGTGCAG GTCTTTGCGTTCCTCTACATCACCAATATGTTGGAGAAATTTCCCCTAAGAAGCTACGTGGATTTGCAAACTCTACTTCCTCCTTCTTTTGGTCGTTGGGAAAAGTCATGGGGCAAATTTCAGGACAAAG ggagctgctgggcagccagTCCCTGTGGCCCATGCTGATGGCCTCCTGTGGATTCCCAGCACTGGTCCAGCTGGTCGcacttcccttcttcccagagTCCCCACCATATCTCCTCATGCATGCAGGAGACCAGGAAGGCTGCAAAAAAG CCATAAGGCAGCTTTGGGGTGAAGGCCAACACCAAGCAGAGATTGATGACATCATGAAAGAGAAGGCAACAATGAAAAACACCAAGATCTTGAGTGTCCTGGAACTAGTGAAAGAACCAGCTTTCCGTTGGCAGCTGTACATGACAGCTATTCTGACCGGCACAATTCAGCTATGTGGCATCAATGCA atatatttatatacttttGAAGTCCTCCAGGCAGCTGGCTTTGATGAACAAATGGCCTCCTATATGACCCTCTCTATTGGACTCTCCGAACTCGTAGCTGCTGTAGTCTGT AGCTCCATCATTGAGCGACTGGGCAGGAAAGTGCTCCTAAAAGGAGGCTACTGGATCATGGGTTCACTGCTAGCTGCTATCACCGTGACTCTCTCCCTACAG gacTGGTACTTCTGGATGCCATACTGCAGCCTTGCTCTCATTATCCTGTTTACAGTTGTCTTTGCTGTTGGGCCAG gtGGTGCCACAGTTTCCACCAGGGTTGAAATTTTCAAGCTCTCCTGCAGACCTCCTGCCTTTGTGGTCAGCTCAGTTCTCAACTGGCTGGGAGTCTTTGTGATTGCCACAACCTTCCCATTCATTGTG GAAAGACTCAAGCACTTCTGCTTCCTCATCTTTATGGTGGTACTTTTCACTTCAGGGATAATTATCCACCTGTTCCTTCCAGAAACAAAAGGGAAATCAATCATGGAAATCACAGAAGAATTCAATAAGCTaaactttaaaaacaagtgTATTCCAGCAACTCCAAATCATGTCACAGAGGATTATACCTTCTGCACCAGGCTTTGA
- the LOC116453107 gene encoding solute carrier family 2, facilitated glucose transporter member 11-like isoform X2: protein MTGFLSNLVQYQGLFQMITVLGIGGTFQIGFQISAITYMSQHVKAFINETWLERYGYPIQQDNLLFLWSITVSIFGIGGLFGSSGSRYLTVKFGKKKCLLCNNVLMIVAASIMGCSKIAQSFEMILIGRFLCGVSAGLCVPLHHQYVGEISPKKLRGFANSTSSFFWSLGKVMGQISGQRELLGSQSLWPMLMASCGFPALVQLVALPFFPESPPYLLMHAGDQEGCKKAIRQLWGEGQHQAEIDDIMKEKATMKNTKILSVLELVKEPAFRWQLYMTAILTGTIQLCGINAIYLYTFEVLQAAGFDEQMASYMTLSIGLSELVAAVVCSSIIERLGRKVLLKGGYWIMGSLLAAITVTLSLQDWYFWMPYCSLALIILFTVVFAVGPGGATVSTRVEIFKLSCRPPAFVVSSVLNWLGVFVIATTFPFIVERLKHFCFLIFMVVLFTSGIIIHLFLPETKGKSIMEITEEFNKLNFKNKCIPATPNHVTEDYTFCTRL from the exons ATGACCGGCTTCCTATCAAACCTG GTACAGTACCAGGGGCTCTTTCAAATGATCACTGTCCTGGGGATTGGTGGTACATTCCAAATTGGCTTTCAAATTTCTGCTATCACCTACATGTCTCAG caTGTTAAGGCTTTCATCAATGAAACTTGGCTGGAGCGATATGGCTATCCCATCCAACAGGATAACCTCTTGTTCCTGTGGTCTATCACCGTGTCCATCTTTGGTATAGGAGGTCTCTTTGGTTCTTCAGGAAGCAGATACCTCACTGTCAAATTTGGCAA aaagaaatgtcTCTTGTGCAACAATGTGCTCATGATAGTGGCAGCATCTATCATGGGCTGCAGTAAAATAGCCCAGTCCTTTGAGATGATTCTAATTGGACGCTTCCTATGTGGAGTAAGTGCAG GTCTTTGCGTTCCTCTACATCACCAATATGTTGGAGAAATTTCCCCTAAGAAGCTACGTGGATTTGCAAACTCTACTTCCTCCTTCTTTTGGTCGTTGGGAAAAGTCATGGGGCAAATTTCAGGACAAAG ggagctgctgggcagccagTCCCTGTGGCCCATGCTGATGGCCTCCTGTGGATTCCCAGCACTGGTCCAGCTGGTCGcacttcccttcttcccagagTCCCCACCATATCTCCTCATGCATGCAGGAGACCAGGAAGGCTGCAAAAAAG CCATAAGGCAGCTTTGGGGTGAAGGCCAACACCAAGCAGAGATTGATGACATCATGAAAGAGAAGGCAACAATGAAAAACACCAAGATCTTGAGTGTCCTGGAACTAGTGAAAGAACCAGCTTTCCGTTGGCAGCTGTACATGACAGCTATTCTGACCGGCACAATTCAGCTATGTGGCATCAATGCA atatatttatatacttttGAAGTCCTCCAGGCAGCTGGCTTTGATGAACAAATGGCCTCCTATATGACCCTCTCTATTGGACTCTCCGAACTCGTAGCTGCTGTAGTCTGT AGCTCCATCATTGAGCGACTGGGCAGGAAAGTGCTCCTAAAAGGAGGCTACTGGATCATGGGTTCACTGCTAGCTGCTATCACCGTGACTCTCTCCCTACAG gacTGGTACTTCTGGATGCCATACTGCAGCCTTGCTCTCATTATCCTGTTTACAGTTGTCTTTGCTGTTGGGCCAG gtGGTGCCACAGTTTCCACCAGGGTTGAAATTTTCAAGCTCTCCTGCAGACCTCCTGCCTTTGTGGTCAGCTCAGTTCTCAACTGGCTGGGAGTCTTTGTGATTGCCACAACCTTCCCATTCATTGTG GAAAGACTCAAGCACTTCTGCTTCCTCATCTTTATGGTGGTACTTTTCACTTCAGGGATAATTATCCACCTGTTCCTTCCAGAAACAAAAGGGAAATCAATCATGGAAATCACAGAAGAATTCAATAAGCTaaactttaaaaacaagtgTATTCCAGCAACTCCAAATCATGTCACAGAGGATTATACCTTCTGCACCAGGCTTTGA
- the LOC116453107 gene encoding solute carrier family 2, facilitated glucose transporter member 11-like isoform X5: MTGFLSNLVQYQGLFQMITVLGIGGTFQIGFQISAITYMSQHVKAFINETWLERYGYPIQQDNLLFLWSITVSIFGIGGLFGSSGSRYLTVKFGKKKCLLCNNVLMIVAASIMGCSKIAQSFEMILIGRFLCGVSAGLCVPLHHQYVGEISPKKLRGFANSTSSFFWSLGKVMGQISGQRELLGSQSLWPMLMASCGFPALVQLVALPFFPESPPYLLMHAGDQEGCKKAIRQLWGEGQHQAEIDDIMKEKATMKNTKILSVLELVKEPAFRWQLYMTAILTGTIQLCGINAIYLYTFEVLQAAGFDEQMASYMTLSIGLSELVAAVVCSSIIERLGRKVLLKGGYWIMGSLLAAITVTLSLQVTVLVKKEHSSPRAINSFQPEVCYGLFPPRTGTSGCHTAALLSLSCLQLSLLLGQVVPQFPPGLKFSSSPADLLPLWSAQFSTGWESL; the protein is encoded by the exons ATGACCGGCTTCCTATCAAACCTG GTACAGTACCAGGGGCTCTTTCAAATGATCACTGTCCTGGGGATTGGTGGTACATTCCAAATTGGCTTTCAAATTTCTGCTATCACCTACATGTCTCAG caTGTTAAGGCTTTCATCAATGAAACTTGGCTGGAGCGATATGGCTATCCCATCCAACAGGATAACCTCTTGTTCCTGTGGTCTATCACCGTGTCCATCTTTGGTATAGGAGGTCTCTTTGGTTCTTCAGGAAGCAGATACCTCACTGTCAAATTTGGCAA aaagaaatgtcTCTTGTGCAACAATGTGCTCATGATAGTGGCAGCATCTATCATGGGCTGCAGTAAAATAGCCCAGTCCTTTGAGATGATTCTAATTGGACGCTTCCTATGTGGAGTAAGTGCAG GTCTTTGCGTTCCTCTACATCACCAATATGTTGGAGAAATTTCCCCTAAGAAGCTACGTGGATTTGCAAACTCTACTTCCTCCTTCTTTTGGTCGTTGGGAAAAGTCATGGGGCAAATTTCAGGACAAAG ggagctgctgggcagccagTCCCTGTGGCCCATGCTGATGGCCTCCTGTGGATTCCCAGCACTGGTCCAGCTGGTCGcacttcccttcttcccagagTCCCCACCATATCTCCTCATGCATGCAGGAGACCAGGAAGGCTGCAAAAAAG CCATAAGGCAGCTTTGGGGTGAAGGCCAACACCAAGCAGAGATTGATGACATCATGAAAGAGAAGGCAACAATGAAAAACACCAAGATCTTGAGTGTCCTGGAACTAGTGAAAGAACCAGCTTTCCGTTGGCAGCTGTACATGACAGCTATTCTGACCGGCACAATTCAGCTATGTGGCATCAATGCA atatatttatatacttttGAAGTCCTCCAGGCAGCTGGCTTTGATGAACAAATGGCCTCCTATATGACCCTCTCTATTGGACTCTCCGAACTCGTAGCTGCTGTAGTCTGT AGCTCCATCATTGAGCGACTGGGCAGGAAAGTGCTCCTAAAAGGAGGCTACTGGATCATGGGTTCACTGCTAGCTGCTATCACCGTGACTCTCTCCCTACAG GTGACAGTGCTGGTAAAGAAGGAGCATTCCTCACCCAGGGCTATTAACAGTTTTCAACCAGAAGTTTGTTATGgactttttccccccaggacTGGTACTTCTGGATGCCATACTGCAGCCTTGCTCTCATTATCCTGTTTACAGTTGTCTTTGCTGTTGGGCCAG gtGGTGCCACAGTTTCCACCAGGGTTGAAATTTTCAAGCTCTCCTGCAGACCTCCTGCCTTTGTGGTCAGCTCAGTTCTCAACTGGCTGGGAGTCTTTGTGA